The region GTTTGCTAAAAATAATTTTGTGTGATCTTTAAAAAATTTTGATACATATCCTAACAATTTTGTCTTGCCTGTTCCTGCAGCACCATAAATCAACGCTACTTTTGAATGCTCAAACATATTAATAATAATTTCTTTTTTATTGTTATCATTGATTAAATTTGGATTTTTACTTAACCAATCTTTTACTGAATTTGAATAACCCTCAATACCGCTTTTGGTTAATTCGCCAAGTATATCAATAATTTCGATTGATTTTTCAACATACTCTTTTATGTAAAAATGATTTTGAAATTCTTCAATTCTCCTGCCTGTGTGACCTTTTGGATTTTTTGTGTTTCCCTTCCAAAGCAGTGAATTAAATTTGTCTCGTAAGCCATCAATATTATTAAAATTAAAATCTTTTTTATCAACAAATAAATTTCCATTATTTTCAATTTTGCTTCTTACTGCTCTTGCAAAAATTTCATACTCTCTTCCTGCTGGGTTCAAGCACTCCATTAAGTCATAAAAACTAGGATTGTGGTTAAGTAAAGATGTTGCAAACGGCATTTGTTCAAAAGGAGAACATTTGTAATTTAATCTTAAATTTGATAAGAATTGATTTTCATTGCTATCGAATTGCTTTTTTATTATTTGATTTCTTAAATTGTACAATAAATATCTAACGGTATTTTTACCGTCTTGCGTTACCGATTTTGCTCTGTCTAAAATATCAAAAATATGTGAAACATTTCCTTTAGAAATAATATCGTTTTTAATATTTTCATAGTCGTGCCTATCAATCAAATCAACTAAGCTAATTTTATTTTGTGTTAAAAATCGCATCAATTCTTTATATTCATTTGTTCTTCCTATTGTTTTATAAAGTCCAAATATTTTTCCAAAATTTTGCCATTCGGCGGGTCTTATAGCAACTTCCCAATCATCAATAATCTTTATCTGCATTTGTTTGGTTAAAATTTCTATCTTTTCGTTATGAAGCCATAAATTTAAGGCATAATTATCAAAAATTCTAAATTTAGAGAATGCAATTAATTTGTCAAATTTGTTAAAATTATCAACAACATTTACAAATGTTATCTCATAATAAATTTGTTCTTTTACAATAAATGGTTTTATTTTTGTTACATAGTAAGCACTGCTCTCTTTACTAGAATTACTTAAAATATTTTGATTTTCTAGTTTTTCTGCAATTTTTTCGTAATATTCCATAAATTTTTTGTCTAAATTGAGCGGAAATTTACTTAAATTTTTAAGAACTTCAATGCTGTAATTTTCTTTTAGAAAATTCTTACATTCAATTAAATATATAAAATACTTTAGCATCAGACGCTCAGAGGAATTTTCACTAAGAGTATAGTGAGAAGTACTCTTATCTAAGAAAGAGTGAAACTTTACTAGAAATGGATAGTTTCCTCCTTTTGATCTTACATATTTAATGGCATTTTCATTTATTATTTGCTTAAACTGGTTTGTGTCTATATTTTCTTGTGTAGAGTGAATTTTTTGAAAAATATATTCAACTAGA is a window of Campylobacter sp. RM16189 DNA encoding:
- a CDS encoding ATP-dependent RecD-like DNA helicase; protein product: MNFDNQILIICENIDKNLANNSICDERGFISQNILGQLRTLVEYIFQKIHSTQENIDTNQFKQIINENAIKYVRSKGGNYPFLVKFHSFLDKSTSHYTLSENSSERLMLKYFIYLIECKNFLKENYSIEVLKNLSKFPLNLDKKFMEYYEKIAEKLENQNILSNSSKESSAYYVTKIKPFIVKEQIYYEITFVNVVDNFNKFDKLIAFSKFRIFDNYALNLWLHNEKIEILTKQMQIKIIDDWEVAIRPAEWQNFGKIFGLYKTIGRTNEYKELMRFLTQNKISLVDLIDRHDYENIKNDIISKGNVSHIFDILDRAKSVTQDGKNTVRYLLYNLRNQIIKKQFDSNENQFLSNLRLNYKCSPFEQMPFATSLLNHNPSFYDLMECLNPAGREYEIFARAVRSKIENNGNLFVDKKDFNFNNIDGLRDKFNSLLWKGNTKNPKGHTGRRIEEFQNHFYIKEYVEKSIEIIDILGELTKSGIEGYSNSVKDWLSKNPNLINDNNKKEIIINMFEHSKVALIYGAAGTGKTKLLGYVSKFFKDHTKLFLANTNTAVDNLKRRVDANLDSDFKTVTKIASSKSEHKYDILIVDECSTISNDDMKKVLNKVQFDLILLVGDIYQIEAISFGNWFKIAQKFLKNCSFYLEKTYRTKDEKLLNLWNEVRNFGDSISEILQRENYSQRLEDLSFESKDDEIVLCLNYDGLYGINNLNTILQENNKEKGVEWNLHTYKIGDPILFNETERFKPLIYNNMKGKIVDIELENKQIWFSIEIEKTINALDAKNYDFELLENQGKSVIKFYVNKYKTADEDGGYKDDEEATAPFHVAYAISIHKAQGLEYNSVKIVISSEIDEMITHNIFYTAITRAKQNLKIYWSPEAEKKILESFRKINNNKDIEFLKKIKK